Proteins encoded together in one Apis cerana isolate GH-2021 linkage group LG4, AcerK_1.0, whole genome shotgun sequence window:
- the LOC107996066 gene encoding succinate--CoA ligase [GDP-forming] subunit beta, mitochondrial yields the protein MLRFVSRKLRSTQVFNKTLKLNTKQTRNLNLLEYQSKELLRDCGVSVQNFAIVDDLNKANSALQNLHANEYVIKAQVLAGGRGKGWFDNGFKGGVHLTKDRKAVIDVVKNMLGHRLFTKQTSEDGILVQKIMIAESVNIARETYICILMDRQYNGPVLIASPAGGMDIETVAEKNPELIKTIPLDIYYGIDDEIAKDVSIFLGFMDPTVQQKAIYELKNLWKLFVDIDALQVEINPLVETTDNQVIAVDAKISFDDNAQFRQQDLFALEDNDTKDPREADALRFNLNYIGMDGNIGCLVNGAGLAMATMDIIKLNGGSPANFLDVGGSVKEDQVYQAFRILSEDPKVKVILVNVFGGIVNCATIAKGIIAASHNLQLKIPLVIRLEGTNVTEAKKLLAESNLSIITANDLDEAAKKAVTFVKT from the exons atgttgcGATTTGTAAGCCGAAAATTACGTTCAACTCAAgtgtttaataaaactttaaaattgaatactaaacaaacaagaaatttaaatttacttgaaTACCAGAGCAAAGAACTTTTAAGAGATTGTGGAGTTTCTGTACAAAATTTTGCTATTGtagatgatttaaataaagcaaattctgctttacaaaatttac atgcaaatgaatatgttataaaagcTCAAGTATTAGCTGGTGGTCGTGGAAAAGGATGGTTTGATAATGGTTTCAAAGGAGGTGTACATCTTACAAAGGA tcGTAAAGCTGTTATAGATGttgtgaaaaatatgttaGGTCATCGTCTTTTTACAAAACAGACTTCAGAAGATGGTATATTAgtacaaaaaattatgatagcAGAGTCTGTAAATATTGCACGTGaaacatatatttgtattcttaTGGATAGACAATATAATGGTCCTGTATTAATAGCTTCACCAGCAGGTGGTATGGATATTGAAACAGTTGCTGAAAAAAAtccagaattaataaaaacaatacctcttgatatatattatggaATTGATGATGAAATCGCTAAAGATGTTAGCATATTTCTTGGTTTTATGGATCCAACAGTACAACAGAAGgcaatatatgaattaaaaaatttgtggaAACTATTTGTAGATATTGATGCCTTACAAGTTGAAATTAATCCATTGGTTGAAACTACAGATAACCAAGTTATAGCAGTAGatgcaaaaatatcatttgatgATAATGCTCAATTTAGACAACAAGATTTATTTGCTTTAGAGGATAATGATACAAAAGATCCTAGAGAAGCAGATGCATTGAGgttcaatttgaattatattggtATGGATGGCAATATAGGATGTTTag tcaATGGTGCTGGTTTAGCTATGGCTACTatggatataattaaattgaatggtGGATCACCAGCAAATTTTTTGGATGTGGGTGGAAGTGTTAAAGAGGATCAAGTTTATCAAGCATTTAGAATTCTTAGTGAAG ATCCAAAAGTAAAAGTTATTCTTGTAAATGTATTTGGAGGTATTGTAAATTGTGCTACAATAGCAAAAGGGATTATTGCAGCATCTCATAATTTACAACTCAAAATTCCACTTGTCATTAGACTAgaag GTACTAACGTTACAGAAGCAAAGAAACTTCTTGCAGAgagtaatttatcaattataacagCTAATGATTTAGATGAAGCTGCAAAAAAAGCAGTTACTTTTGTGAAAACATAA